The Calothrix sp. PCC 7507 DNA segment TAACGATTATATCTGGGGGGTAAAGCACTGTTTCGGTGCGGGCTGGGAGACCGGTACCAAATCGAGACAAACTCAGAATACCCAGAGCACACGTTGCCAGTGAGACAGTGGGGGATAAGCTTCATTGTCAAGAGGGAAACAGCCCAGACCACCAGCTAAGGTCCCCAAATCATCGCTAAGTGATAAAGGAGGTGAGAGTGCACAGACAACTAGGAGGTTTGCCTAGAAGCAGCCACCCTTGAAAGAGTGCGTAATAGCTCACTAGTCAAGCGCTCTCGCGCCGAAAATGAACGGGGCTAAGCGATGTACCGAAGCTGTGGGATTTGTCTATCGATAAATCGGTAGGGGAGCGTTCCGTCGTAGGTAGAAGCAGTAGCGGCGAGCAGCTGTGGACGAAACGGAAGTGAGAATGTCGGCTTGAGTAGCGCAAATGTATGTGAGAATCATACACCCCGAAACCCTAAGGGTTCCTCCGCCAGGTTCGTCCTCGGAGGGTTAGTCGGGTCCTAAGGCGAGGTCGAAAGGCGTAGTCGATGGATACAGGGTGAATAATCCCTGACTATTATGTTGGAGCATGTAATGGGACGCATGAAAGATAGCCATACCCTGATTGGTTTGGGAGGAGTTTACGAACTCCGAGTGGCGAAGGATAGTGCCAAGAAAAGCAGTACATGTGGTGAAGGCATAGTACCCGTACCCGAAACCGACACAGGTAGGGAGGTTGAGAATACCAAGGGGCGCGAGATAACTCTCTCTAAGGAACTCGGCAAAATGGCCCCGTAACTTCGGAAGAAGGGGTGCCCACCTCAGACGTGGGTCGCAGTGAAGAGATCCAGGCGACTGTTTACCAAAAACACAGGTCTCCGCAAACTCGTAAGAGGACGTATGGGGGCTGACGCCTGCCCAGTGCCGGAAGGTTAAGGAAGTTGGTCAGGAGCAATCTAAAGCTAGCGACCGAAGCCCCGGTGAACGGCGGCCGTAACTATAACGGTCCTAAGGTAGCGAAATTCCTTGTCGGGTAAGTTCCGACCCGCACGAAAGGCGTAACGATCTGGATGGTGTCTCAGAGAGAGACTCGGCGAAATAGGAATGTCTGTGAAGATACGGACTGCCTGCACCTGGACAGAAAGACCCTATGAAGCTTTACTGTAGCCTGGAATTGTGTTCGGGCTTCGCTTGCGCAGGATAGGTGGGAAGCGAAGAAGTTGTCCTTGTGGGGATAATGGAGCTAACGGTGAGATACCACTCTGGCGAAGCTAGAATTCTAACCTCAAACCGTAAGCCGGTTTAGGAACAGTTTCAGGTGGGCAGTTTGACTGGGGCGGTCGCCTCCTAAAAGGTAACGGAGGCGCGCAAAGGTTCCCTCAGCACGCTTGGAAACCGTGCGACGAGTGTAAAGGCATAAAGGGAGCTTGACTGCAAGACTGACAAGTCGAGCAGGTACGAAAGTAGGCCTTAGTGATCCGACGGCGCAGAGTGGAATGGCCGTCGCTCAACGGATAAAAGTTACTCTAGGGATAACAGGCTGATCTCCCCCAAGAGTCCACATCGACGGGGAGGTTTGGCACCTCGATGTCGGCTCATCGCAACCTGGGGCGGAAGTACGTCCCAAGGGTTGGGCTGTTCGCCCATTAAAGCGGTACGTGAGCTGGGTTCAGAACGTCGTGAGACAGTTCGGTCCATATCCGGTGCAGGCGTAAGAGCATTGAGAGGAGCCTTCCTTAGTACGAGAGGACCGGGAAGGACGCACCGCTGGTGTACCAGTTATCGTACCAACGGTAAACGCTGGGTAGCCAAGTGCGGAGCGGATAACCGCTGAAAGCATCTAAGTGGGAAGCCCACCTCAAGATGAGTGCTCTCACTACGTGAGTAGGTAAGGTCACGGGCAGAACACCCGTTCTTAGGCGGTAGGTGGAAGTGCAGTAATGTATGTAGCCGAGCCGTGCTAACAGACCGAGGGCTTGACCTCTTACCACATTTGATTGATATTTTCGCGTTGCTTGCAGTCTTCAGGGTTTTGTATCATACAGCCCAACCAGTTTTCCTGGTGTCTATGGCGCGGTGGAACCACGCTGATCCCTTCCCGAACTCAGAGGTGAAACGCTGCTGCGGCCACGATAGTTAGAGGGTAGCCTCTCGCCAAAATAGCTCGATGCCAGGTTTAATTTTACAAAAGCCCTCTCTATTTGCATAGAGAGGGCTTTTGTTTATAGCATTTCTCGACAAGCGTGAGGTACATCGGTAAGGGTATGGCAGCGCCATGCCCCTACACAGCGTGATATATTTTTGTACTTCATTTGAATGGGAAGCGCTATATCTATCATGTATTTAGTTTTGGGATTTATTACTATGACTCATTAGCTGAATTTAAAAGCTTAACGGGTGACAACATGGCTAAACCGCTTGTTTCATAAGGGATAGAGCCTGAAAGCCACGTTGAAAAAATAGGCGTTTGTGAGGCTTGAGAGCCATTAACAAGAGAGCTAAATCAGCCCATAATTCCATACCATATATCCATAGTTGTCCGTAAAGAGCAAAGCTAAAATCGCTGTGGCGAGGGGTCTGGTCATTGTGTTCTTTAATACGTCCGGCATAAGTTTCTATGCCTAGATTTTGCATCTGTTGACCATGCATTGTAGCTAAACTATAAGCAATTACAATCAATAATACTAAAGCTAAAAAACGAGTTTCATTCACTTTGGTATCTTCTAGGTTATAACCACCCGTCTTACAATCTTTGAAGAATTGCTCAATCCCCCATCGGCAGCGATAGAGGCATAAAGTTTGTTGAAGAGTTGGTAAATTCGTCAAGATGTACCAAGGCTGTTTTGAGCCATTATTGCGATATTTCCTTTTCCAATAAACAGCGATGTTAAATAAACCCAATTCATCCGCTTTACCACATTTAACGCCCACATAAAACTTTGACATTCCTGGCTGAAAACCTTGGTCTTTAAGTACCTGATATTCAAGTCCTGGTTGTGACTGGAAGTGAAGGTCTTTCTTCTGACGTAAAGCAAAGTAGATTCCTTGATCATCAAGCCATTTAGCGAGTTTAGGACTATGAAATTCTCTGTCTGCCAACACCACAACTCGACATTTTTTCAACAGCTTCATCGCCGTATTTATCAATCGTTTTTGCGTTTGTAAATTACTGTTTCCCACATGATTTAATGTTTCCCAATATAGTGGTAAGGCATGAGTACCCCATACCAATGTCACCATAAATACATTCCGCCCTTTCCACTGAGTTCTATCCAGTGCCACCATCCAATAACCATATTTTTGATGCTTTTTCTTATCGAAATAACGTCGCTGTTCTCGATTTAATTTATGTCCTGTTCTCTGTTGTCTGATCCAATATTTGATCAGGGGAAACCACAATAATTTCACGCAGAGATTACCTACCACTAAAAATCTTTGTAGATTGCGTTTTCGACTTTCATATGTAATTGCTTGCGGAAATAAGCTGGCCAATGTTGACAGCTTTACTTGTCGATGAGCTTGTATCAGTAACAACAATAACTCCAGTGTCAGATACTGCTGTTCACTCAAGTGCTTGCGGAAGATAGTTTGATATGATTGTGGTAACATTTTATTTTTTTGTGGGGGTTTACTTCCCCCTATTTTTTTACCACCTTATTTTCTCAAATTCTTACCACATCTCATCTTGAGCCACCTTGTCACCCGTTAAGATTTAAAAGTTGCTCTATAGATACTTTGATTTCTGGAAACGCTAACGGGGAAATAATCCCTTCAAGGATAATCTGCTGAATAAAATATTGACCATTTTGCGGTTGGCGAAATATAGTCACTTGTTTGCTAGATAAATCTATCACCCAATACTCTTGTATCAGAGCAGTGGCGTAGATTTTTGTTTTGAGTTCTAAATCTTTTTTTTGGCTGGTTTTAGCAACTTCTATGAGCCAAAAGATATCTTCTGGTTCAGGATGACGGTTATTATATACAGAATCTAGTGGTCTAACAATAGCGATATCTGGTTCAGGTTCTGAATTTTGTAGGGTTATCGGGCCATTAAACCGGACATCTGCTTTCCCTGCTAATAAATTCTCTAAGTATTTCGCGCCTCGCTTTGCGGTGTTGTAATGTATTGGGGTTTCTGGTGTCATTTCTACAATTTCCCCGGCGAGTAACTCCACATGGCGATCGCTTAAGATTCCGGCTGCTATCATGCGGTGATAGTCGTCCACTGTCCATTTTGCTAGGGTCTTCATCCCAGAGTTGTTGATTGTTTGTGTAGATTTGGTTTGATTTTATCTTTATTTGGCTGTGGGGCAAATCTCACACGGTAAACTGAACTTACTAGTACAAGAAGGCCGAAGTATGAAGTATGAAATGAAGAAGTATATACTGTTTATATCTGAGTCATAATTTTTAACCTCCATTGTTGTTGGTTCATAGTCACCAACTGAGGCTATCTCTTTACCCATCAAGCTATTGACGGTACTTGATTTACCAACTCCTGTACGACCTACTAAAAGAAACACAAATTTTTTTCCAATTTGTGCCTGCAATTTATCTTGGAGATTTTTAATAAAATCCCTTGCTTTTCCTTCGTCATCAATTTTAAGCATTCGCAGTTTATCTTATTAAATTTTAAAATTTATTTGGTAGCTAATAATCTATGAAGCTACTAATATTTATTTTTACATAATTAATGATTTATGCCTCTGTGTTTTCACTGAGGCTTGATTGATTGTAAAGTGCGATCGCCTACTCTTCCAAAACTTCCACCAATTCTTCTAAAGTCACTTCAAACGCACGGGCTATTTTAAATACAGCAGATAGGTCAACGGTGTTGAGACTACCACGCTGGACATAACTTCTAACAGTGTTGTAGTTAACTCCTGAGTAGTTAGCAACATCTTTTAGTGTCCAGCCTCTCTCTTCAGCTAGCTCTCGAATCTTTAACCTAACGTAGCCCATCCTAAATAGTTGACATTGATGCGTATGCATCAGATAATCTTTTTGTACATATTGACGCGTATGCAACAAAAGTTGTTTACGCATACCAAAAGCGATCGCCCTGTGAGCCTGGAAACTTGAGAGCGATCGCTATTCCTAACACATCCCACAAAGTGGGAAGGATTGTTCTATGATATCAATGTCTCAGCCAAAATCAAATACCCATCCTTGGTGTGTGATTCGGCAACTACCGAATATGCAAAGAATAGTAGTTGCTAGGTTTCGTTGGCGACAAGATGCAGATGGTTATTTACAGATTTTGCGACAATTAATGCCGAATGTCAGTCATATGATTGTGTTTGACTCTCTGGTTCAGGCTCAATTGCATACTTCGGCTTCGCTCAGTAACCACATGGATTAAAAAACCGCAGAGAAGCGATCGCTATAATTGGTTTGATGACTTTTAGGCGATCGCTCAATAAATACTCAAGTAGTAAAAATTTGTCTTTCAGTAACTAACTTGATGCGCTGGTATAAAACCGCAAAGCAAAGCTCCAAAACCAAGTAGAAACAAAAAACAGGGCTAATGCCAACACTGCTGTACCTATAAACCAAGTGGCGTGGCCTTGTCCTAGCATCGCTTCTGCTGGGATAGTAGTTAAAAACGCCACTGGTACTACGTAGGTAAAGAAAAAGCGGTAAGCTGTGGGATATGCGGTTATTGGATATCGCCCAGCTTCTAGCAAACCGCGTAACACTTCAGTAGTGTTGTATACTTTTACGAACCAGATGCTGGTTGCTCCCAGTATAAACCACAGGCTGTAAAGAATCACCAAGCCAAAAAATAACGGTACTGCACTAACCAAGTAGTTGCTGATTTTTAAGCCGAGTTTTGTACCTGCATAGCCAATAATCGCAATACCAAAAACTAAATCTGGGAGTCCCCAAGGGGAAATGGTATGAGTGGAAAGCCAAAACTGACTGTGAATCGGCTTGAGTAGGACAAAGTCCAAAGTACCGCGCTGCACATGGCTGACAATGCGATTGAGGTTGGGAGCCAGAAAAGTGGCAGAAAAACCTTGCAGTAGGGTAAAAATTCCCAAGACAACTAAAGCTGCATCCCATGACCAGCTACCAAAGGTGTAGCCGTGACGATAAAACAAGAATAGTCCGAAGAGACTGCCTGCGAGATTGCCCAAGCTGCTGAGGGTAGCTAAGATAAAGTTGACGCGATACTCCATCTCAGACGCTATAGCAGCACTCCAAAATAGCTTAAGTACTTTTAAGTATCTTTGCATCTTCGTATTTTATATATAAATAATATATTTACGTAAACTTAATCTTATTGTTTATTCTGAAAATTTGCTCAACGCTAAGATGTTGTGAGCGTGTTCTTTATGATTTGAGATTCTATGCATTTTGATTTACCACAACTGATTAAATCACTGGGCTATTTTGGGATATGGGGAATTGTCTTTGCTGAATCGGGTTTGCTGATTGGATTTTTTCTACCTGGAGATAGTTTACTGTTTACTGCAGGATTTATAGCGTCTGTGCCGAAATCAGAACTGAATATTTGGGTGCTAATATTTGGTGCTTTTGTTTGTGCAGTCCTTGGTGATAATGTAGGCTATGCAACAGGTCACAGATTTGGCCGCAAATTTTTTCAGAAAGAAGATTCATGGTTGTTTCATAAAAAACACTTGGTGAAAACCCAAGATTTTTATGAAAAGCATGGGAAGAAGACAATAGTTTTAGCACGGTTCACACCAATTATTCGGACTTTTGCGCCAATTGTAGCTGGTATTGGTGCTATGCATTATCGGACGTTTATGTCTTACAACTTAATTGGTGGCTTTTTGTGGACTTTTGGAATTACTTTGTTAGGGTTTTTCTTAGGAAAGTCTCTGCCTCCAGAACAGGTGGATAAGTATTTGTTACCGATTATTGGACTAATTATACTTATTTCTCTAGTGCCGTCAATTATTCATATAATTCAGGACAAGAGAGCCAAGAAATCATGAAATTGTTGGCAAGATGTCACCTAAGTTTGATTGTGCGATCGCCTATTCCTGATATTCTGGAAAATTGCCACCATCAATAACTAGCCTTCCTTCCTTGTATGCCTGTCGCAGGGCTACGGCTTCTGATACGATTTGTTGGGCGCTTAAACCCTCTGAGTCCATCATCTTTTGCAGAGTTACACCTGTACGTTCATCCTCTTCATGAATGGCGGGTATTTGGCAATACCTACCGCCATTCTTTGTCCGTCGCCAAATACTTGGTTTTTTGGGTTTTGGTTCTTGAGAAGTGCGTTTTTCTTTGACTAGAGAGCGTACAGCTTCTTGGGTAATGTAGCTCAAGTCTAAAAGAGCGTCTATTACTGGCTGATATTTTTTACTGTTATTTGCTAGCTGATATACGGTTAAAGGTTCAATTTGTGCTAAATCCTGGGGCGAAAACTGACTAAATACCGCCGCAATCTTCAGATATCTTTTTTCCTCACCCCGCCAACCTTGATCAATAAGTAGCTTTTTGTAATGCTTGAGTGAAAGCTGCTGTTTTTGTTCAGCCAACCAAAAAGCATGATGCAAAATTGTCTTGGTGACATCAGCAAGGGAAAACAAGGAGAATTTTTCGACATCAACGCTTTTAAGAACATTGACTTTATCGTCGATATATGCATCAAATTCCGACTTGGCAATTGCTTGAGAGTCAACTTGGGCTGCAATTACACTCTGCATTTGTGTCATCATGATGTTAGATTCCTCAAAACTCCCTGGTACGCACAACAAATCCACCGCCTTTAGGAGTTAATCCAACGGGTTTTCTCAAAGGCGATTGCACTTAAGTTAGTGGACGTTGAGAGATAAATTCATTCTATAGAACAATTGTACTACTTTTCGTCTAAGAAGAAACCCTAAACATACTCAAATTATGGGTTAAGTGATGAAAGCTTTATACAAGAGGGGGAAATGGGGCATTGGTGTCAACTTAGAGCCAGGGCGAATAGAATTCGCGGCTATACAAACAAAGTCCGCCTGCGCGGACTAAGGTAAAATCAAGGGTTTTGCCTGTGTACCGACAGTTTTTAACCGCCTTTTTAACCTTAAGTTGACACCAATCGGGCATTGGACATTGACTCTTGACTAACCACGAAGAATATAGCGGCTTTGAGCTAGTTCTGTGGGTTCTCTTTGCGTAATTGTTCAGAAACTCCACAAAAGCTGATAGCGTCAAACAAAGGAAGATATGATTGTGGACGTTACAGCTTGAAAACGCGCTCTAATTACTGGCAACTACTACCTTATATTCGACCCCAGTGGCAAAACATCATTAGGGGATTTGTTGGCATTTTGGGATATGTGCTGGCTACATTAATGCTGATCAATGTCGCGGGTAAATTGGCAGTTCCTTTTGGACAAGGTAATGTAGTGGCGATCGCCCAACTGGTCGGGATCTGTGCCTTAATATTTCTTGTACGGGGCTTTTTTCAGTCTATCCAAGACATATATATGGCAAAAGCTGCTTTAAGAGCGGCTTTTCATCTCCGTCAGCAAGTTTATGCTCATCTGCAAAAACTGAATCTCAGTTATTTTGAAACTGCACAAGCCGGTGATTTATCTTACCGTCTCACGGAAGATATTGACCGCATCGGGGAAGTGATCAACAAACTCTTTCATGATTTTGTTCCCTGTGTGTTGCAGTTGTTGGCAATTCCTATCTACATGATTTATTTGAATTGGCAACTGACTCTGGCTGTAGTAATTGTTGCACCGCTGATGGCTATTTTAGTGGGCTGGTTTGGTGAACGGTTGCAAAAGTATGCTCGGCGTAGTCAAAATCGCGTGTCGGGTTTATCAGCTATACTTACCGAAGTTTTCAGCGGTATCCGTTTGGTACAGGCTTTTACTGCGGAAAACTATGAACTTGGGAGATTTAGCCATGAAGCAGAACGCAGTCTACAAGCTAAATATTCAGCGGAACGGTTAAAAGCTATTCAGATTCCCATAGTGGGATTTTTAGAAGCTTTGAGCGCTTTATCTTTATTAATTGTGGGAGCGTGGCAAATTTCCCGGAGTAACTTAACTGTGGGAGAGTTTGTCAGCTACTTGGCTGCAGCGGGATTGTTAATTGACCCCATTGGTCATACGACGAATAACTACAACGAATTTAAACAAGGTGAAGCTTCCGTTGACCGGGTTTTTGAATTAATAGCAATTCAACCGGCGGTGGTGGAAAAACCAAATGCGATCGCATTGACTCCTGTTCAAGGCAAAGTCGAATATCGTCATGTGTCGTTTGCCTATAAACCTGGTGAACCTGTATTAACAGATATTAGTTTATTGGCAATGCCAGGGGAAGCGATCGCACTGGTGGGCGCTTCTGGCGCAGGTAAAACGACATTTGTCAACCTCCTTCCCCGCTTTTATGATCCAGTAGCTGGTCAAATTTTGATTGATGGCGTTGATATTCGGGATGTGACGCTGCATAGTTTGCGGCGTCAAATTGGCATTGTTCCCCAAGAAACCATCATGTTTTCTGGAACGATTGCTCAAAATATTGCCTTTGGACAAGAATTTTTTGAAATGACAGCTGTTGCAGAAGCAGCGAGAATTGCTAACGCCCATCAGTTTATCACCCAACTACCAGAGGGCTATAACACTTGGGTGGGTGAGCGCGGGGTGAATTTATCGGGTGGACAACGCCAAAGAATAGCGATCGCTCGTGCTGTTCTCCTCAACCCGCGAATTTTGATCCTGGATGAGGCGACATCAGCCTTAGATTCCGAGTCAGAAGCACTAGTACAGCAAGCCTTGGAAAGACTAATGCAAGGACGAACCGTGTTTATTATTGCTCATCGGTTATCTACAGTCAGAAAGTGCGATCGCATTTTAGTGCTAGAAAAAGGACAAATTATGGAATCAGGAACTCACGCAGAATTGTTAGCCCTAGAGCGTCGCTATGCACGGTTTTATACTCAGCAGTTTAGTTAACAACTTTGATCGAACAAAATTTATCCCATCCACCAACTACGCCATTATTACACGTAGGGGCGAACGGTTGTTCGCCCAAAATCGAAAAACGACCCTTGTAGGTGGCTTGCCTATTGCTTATTGCCTATTCCCTTTCATTCAGAGTTTTGGGATTGCTGGCTGACTTCTCTTATTTGCTTTTGCTGTTCTTGGAGCCAGGTTTCAAAAAGTTCATTTAACAAACGCACTTTCATTGCTTCATCCAATTGTGCAGGAATAGATTTCTCCAGTTGCACAATCACAAACCATTCAGCGATGCGAGTCGGTGGTACAACTTGATGCGGTTGAGTGCTAGAAAGCATTTGCGCCATTGCTGGGTGGAGTGCATTTAATTCAATCGGGCCAACCAAACCCCCAGTTTGAGCTTCTGGCCCGAGTGAGTATTGACGCGCCAAATCTGCAAAAGACTGTTCTTTGGCTTGAATGCGGAAATAAAGTTCTTGAGCAATCCCTGCATCTTGAGTCCGCAGAAGAGAATAAATCACTTTGTCTAGTTTTCCCTTGTGCTGAAAGAAATGGGATTCTAGCTTGTTACCCCAGGTGGCTTGCTTGAATTTTTCAATTTTCAGCTTACGAACAGTGACAGCATCTAATTGATGAGTACTGAGACCATGATGTGCCATCCATGCGCTGACATCAGCTTCGCTGGTAAACTGTTTTTCAGCGTAAAACTGCTGTTTAGCTTGGACTACTTCTTCCGGGGTACACTCAATTGTAGCGATCGCCTCGTCGATAATCAATTCCCGCAGTAACTGTGGCAGCATTTGGTAACTTGCCAGCAAGGGAATCAGTTCAGTAGATTTAATTGTACGGTTGCCGATTTGGATCTCTTCAGTCATTAGCTATTAGACATATAAGAAAAAATCTATTGTTAGATTTTATACTTTTTGATTGTATATGCTAAACCAGCATCCCGCCAAGAACCAATGCCAGAGGTGAAGAAAGGAAATAGGCAATAGAGAATCACAGGGAATAGGCATTTCAGTACGTATTGCTGATTAGTTGCCTTCTTGCCTTTTGTCTCTTACCGTGTGTAGGAACAAAATCTTCTTAGCCACTTCTTCCGAAACCGGGATCACCGATAACCGATTTCCTGTTTTCACAACCATTAACTCTTCTGGACTAAATTCTTCTTTGAGTTTGAATAGCCAAATGGGATTGGCAAAAACCTCCACAAATTCTACAACAACTGTTTGCCATCGAGGTGATTCGGGAGTTGATTTAGGGTCGTAGTATTTACTTGTGGGTTCAAACTGGCTGGGATCAGCAATACCTATTTTCACCACACGCATCAATCCAGCAATACCAGGAGGATTACTATTGGAGTGATAAAAAAAAGCTAAATCACCCAACTGCATTTGAACTAGAAAATTGCGAGCTTGATAATTGCGAACGCCATCCCAGATAGTTTCACCATCGCGTTGCAAGTCAAAGATGCTATAGACCTCTGGTTCTGATTTCATCAACCAATAATTCATTTGTTATTTGTCATTTGTTATTTCTCCCCCTACTCCCCGCCCCCATTCTCCCATTTCCCATTCGCTTCTTTCTACTGTTCCAAATTCCAATTTAGCGCCGTAGCTATCTGACCAGCCAATTCTAGCGGATTAAACGGTTTAGCGATCGCTGTAGCCATTCCCATTTGAGCATAGCGACGGCGGTCTGAAGCCTGGATTTTAGCGGTTAATAAAATCACCGGAATTGCTTGCGTGGCTGGGTTTGCTTGCAGTTGCTCAAAGGTAGTGATACCGTCCATATCTGGCATCATCACATCCAACAGGATTGCATCTGGTTGCCCAATCTCGGCTTTAGCTATACCCTCAATACCAGAGTTTGCCGTCACCACTTCCCAGCCAGCGACGGTTTCCAAGCAAATCTTGGCAACTTCTTGAATATACTGCTCATTATCAACCACTAAAATGCGCTTTTTTGTCATGATTACCACCTTCTTCGGAGAATGGGAAATTGGCAACTCGGTAACTGTTCTCTATTCCCTTTTTAAAATGAGTAATTTTTTGGAGTAATTCCATCACGCGTTGTTCAAATTCTTTGGTTGTCACAAGCCCTTTGGTCAAAAATTCTGTATGTCCTAACTTGAGTCGATTACGTTCCGACTCTTCTAAATCCCTAGCCGAGTAAACAACTACGGGTATACTACAAAGTTGATTGTGTTGTTGTAGCCAATCTACCACTACAAAAGCATCACTTTCTGGCATAACTAAGTCGAGAATTAATAAGTCAGGTTTGACTTCTTGACTAAGGCGAATGGCTTCCCGTCCGCTTTTGGCGAGGAAGGTTTCAATATCATGTCTGGCAAATAGAGCCATCAGTAAATCAGCTACATCATTATCATCCTCGACAATCAAAATGCGGACTCGCTTTGAGGACTTAGCTACGACTTGCCTAAGTGACTGCAATAGGTAACTTTGTTTGACTGGTTTACTTACCCAATCAGCAAAGTCTGCATTAGTTTGGCTATTGATAGTTGGTTTGTAAACACTACAAATCACAATGGGAATATTTTTCGTATTAGCTCGTTCTTTCAAGACTGCCATTGTCTCCCAACCATTCATCCCAGGCATCATTAAATCTAGTAAAATAACGTTTGGCTGTTGAGCAGCTGCTAAGGCGATCGCTGCTTGACCACTAGTTACCGTTACTACTCGATATCCTCCTTGTTCCAGTAGTGTTTGCATCTCCGCACTGATTACTGGATCATCGTCGCAGACTAGGACTAGGGGAGCGAGATGATGGCTGAGTGCTGAATCTTGAGTGCCCAGTTGTAAGTGTTCTGTGATTGAGTCTTCTAATTCAGATATCTGAAAAGGCTCTAAAATGGGCAGGGTGAAGTAAAAAGTGCTACCTTCGCCCAAAATACTCTCAACCCAGATATGTCCACCATGTTGCTGCACTATACTCTGGCAAATTGCCAAGCCTAAACCTGTACCATCATGGTTGCGAGCATCGGAGGAATCGACCTGTTGAAAGCGTTCAAAGATGCTATCAAGTTTGTCAGATGGGATGCCACGTCCTGTGTCTTTGACTGCTAATAAAACTTCATTCCCTTGTTTTTGAGTCGTTAGCCAAATTGTAGATTCAGCAGCCGAGAATTTAATGGCGTTACTCAGCAGATTAGTCAAAGTTTGGACAATTCGGTCTTGATCTGCCCATAGCTGCATAGATAAGCTGGCAATGGATATTTGCACTCCAGCTTTGTCTGCTAGCGGCTGTATGACATTCACCGCTGACTTAATCAAATCAGCCAGATTGCAGGTTTCTCGTGCCATTTTCACCCTGCCCGACTCAATCCGCTCAATGTCTAGGATGTCGTTGATCAGACGGACTAGGCGATCGCTGCTATCAGTGGCAATTTGTAGTAGGCGTTTTCCTGGCTCTGAGTCTGCGTTGAGTAAACCGCTGGCTAGCATTCCTAGTGAGCCGTGAATCGAAGTTAGGGGTGTGCGGAGTTCATGACTGACGACAGAAACAAACTCATCTTTCATCCGCTCAATTTGTTTACGCTCAGTTACATCACGTAGAATTACCGTATAAAAAATTTCATTCCCCATATTTAACTTCGATATAGAAGCCTCTGCTGGAAATTCTGTGCCATCCTGACGACACCCGAATATTTCCCGTCGTTCTCCCATCCGCCTAGCTAGACTGGGAGATTGACCAAAATCAGTGACATGATGACGGTGAGACTGGGCAAAGCGTGGTGGTAACAGTAAGTCCAGGCGCTGGCCAATTACTTCCTCGGCAGAGTAGCCAAAAATCTTTTCTGCTCCTTGGTTAAACAAGGTGATGCATTGATGACTATCAATGGAAATAATCGCATCATCGGCAATATCTAAAATCCGGGCAAATTTGGCTTGAGAAATCCGCAGTTCTTCTTGAATTCGCTGAC contains these protein-coding regions:
- a CDS encoding IS4 family transposase gives rise to the protein MLPQSYQTIFRKHLSEQQYLTLELLLLLIQAHRQVKLSTLASLFPQAITYESRKRNLQRFLVVGNLCVKLLWFPLIKYWIRQQRTGHKLNREQRRYFDKKKHQKYGYWMVALDRTQWKGRNVFMVTLVWGTHALPLYWETLNHVGNSNLQTQKRLINTAMKLLKKCRVVVLADREFHSPKLAKWLDDQGIYFALRQKKDLHFQSQPGLEYQVLKDQGFQPGMSKFYVGVKCGKADELGLFNIAVYWKRKYRNNGSKQPWYILTNLPTLQQTLCLYRCRWGIEQFFKDCKTGGYNLEDTKVNETRFLALVLLIVIAYSLATMHGQQMQNLGIETYAGRIKEHNDQTPRHSDFSFALYGQLWIYGMELWADLALLLMALKPHKRLFFQRGFQALSLMKQAV
- a CDS encoding Uma2 family endonuclease, whose product is MKTLAKWTVDDYHRMIAAGILSDRHVELLAGEIVEMTPETPIHYNTAKRGAKYLENLLAGKADVRFNGPITLQNSEPEPDIAIVRPLDSVYNNRHPEPEDIFWLIEVAKTSQKKDLELKTKIYATALIQEYWVIDLSSKQVTIFRQPQNGQYFIQQIILEGIISPLAFPEIKVSIEQLLNLNG
- a CDS encoding GTPase; the encoded protein is MLKIDDEGKARDFIKNLQDKLQAQIGKKFVFLLVGRTGVGKSSTVNSLMGKEIASVGDYEPTTMEVKNYDSDINSIYFFISYFILRPSCTSKFSLPCEICPTAK
- a CDS encoding helix-turn-helix domain-containing protein yields the protein MRKQLLLHTRQYVQKDYLMHTHQCQLFRMGYVRLKIRELAEERGWTLKDVANYSGVNYNTVRSYVQRGSLNTVDLSAVFKIARAFEVTLEELVEVLEE
- a CDS encoding ABC transporter permease; translation: MQRYLKVLKLFWSAAIASEMEYRVNFILATLSSLGNLAGSLFGLFLFYRHGYTFGSWSWDAALVVLGIFTLLQGFSATFLAPNLNRIVSHVQRGTLDFVLLKPIHSQFWLSTHTISPWGLPDLVFGIAIIGYAGTKLGLKISNYLVSAVPLFFGLVILYSLWFILGATSIWFVKVYNTTEVLRGLLEAGRYPITAYPTAYRFFFTYVVPVAFLTTIPAEAMLGQGHATWFIGTAVLALALFFVSTWFWSFALRFYTSASS
- a CDS encoding DedA family protein, whose product is MHFDLPQLIKSLGYFGIWGIVFAESGLLIGFFLPGDSLLFTAGFIASVPKSELNIWVLIFGAFVCAVLGDNVGYATGHRFGRKFFQKEDSWLFHKKHLVKTQDFYEKHGKKTIVLARFTPIIRTFAPIVAGIGAMHYRTFMSYNLIGGFLWTFGITLLGFFLGKSLPPEQVDKYLLPIIGLIILISLVPSIIHIIQDKRAKKS
- a CDS encoding ABC transporter ATP-binding protein, whose product is MKTRSNYWQLLPYIRPQWQNIIRGFVGILGYVLATLMLINVAGKLAVPFGQGNVVAIAQLVGICALIFLVRGFFQSIQDIYMAKAALRAAFHLRQQVYAHLQKLNLSYFETAQAGDLSYRLTEDIDRIGEVINKLFHDFVPCVLQLLAIPIYMIYLNWQLTLAVVIVAPLMAILVGWFGERLQKYARRSQNRVSGLSAILTEVFSGIRLVQAFTAENYELGRFSHEAERSLQAKYSAERLKAIQIPIVGFLEALSALSLLIVGAWQISRSNLTVGEFVSYLAAAGLLIDPIGHTTNNYNEFKQGEASVDRVFELIAIQPAVVEKPNAIALTPVQGKVEYRHVSFAYKPGEPVLTDISLLAMPGEAIALVGASGAGKTTFVNLLPRFYDPVAGQILIDGVDIRDVTLHSLRRQIGIVPQETIMFSGTIAQNIAFGQEFFEMTAVAEAARIANAHQFITQLPEGYNTWVGERGVNLSGGQRQRIAIARAVLLNPRILILDEATSALDSESEALVQQALERLMQGRTVFIIAHRLSTVRKCDRILVLEKGQIMESGTHAELLALERRYARFYTQQFS